The nucleotide window TCTCCTTACTTTCTCATATCTGCCTGATAACCCGGAATGCTCCTAATAACCCATAACACAACAATGCCAATCCCCTTGAGGGGCCAGGCTCATTGAGTAAGTGCATGATTGGGATGTTAGGTGTAGGTGAAATTCGCTAACGGCAGATCGCGCAAAAATACATATTGTACCGAATCTTTTTTATTCGATTTTAAAAAAAACGATCTCGGTAAATTAATTGATGCAAAATGCCCGCCTTGCGCACCAGCGGCGTATTCATATCCAAACGGTGTCGTTTCCCTCGCCGAGTTTCCACTTCGATAATTTCATTATCGATTACCTGCACCACCTTCCAAAATTTTTCAATGATGTAGGAATAGCATTCCCCGTGTTGGGTAGGGTGGATGGCTTTGGCTCGCGGACTTGGATGGGACGAATTTTTGCTCTTGCTGAAAACAACGAAGTCCCCAGGCCTGACCCTCATGAGCGCGCCCTTGCTTTTGCCATAATCAAGTATTCTAAGTGCTTTTTCGCCAAAGATTGATGAGTTTTCATTATGATCTTATCCTATTATTTTTAATTTGCAATTCTACATATTTACCTACCTCAGTACCATATTTGTCCTGTCATTTTTTCCGCTGGCAAACCTGCTTTCTAAAACCTAGTGGGGGAAGGGTTAGGTTTGAAAATGGTGAAGGAAAAAACTCACCACCATCGCCTAGGCCTTTCCTGGCGCGGCCAGTGCTTGTATTCCTCTATCTTGAAATCAGCCGGATAAACGGGAATGTTCTGAATAACTCATAGATCAACCGTGCCCAATCCCTCTTTGACGGTTGACAGGCTTCGATATTCTTCGATTCCCAAAATTTTTGTTCCGGGGTGAGGATTCTCCGAGTTCTCTTCTTTCCAGTGTCGTTTCCTCCTTCGGATGACGACTCACCTTGTATCCCAATTTGTCTCACTAAAAAAACAGGCCACGGCCTTGATTCGATGTGCCCGCGTTTTTTGGCCACTGGGAATGTTAGGTTTTCCGAGTGATCGTGTCTTGGTCGCTGCTGCCCCTAATGGTTGATTTTTTTCCGGCCTCTGAATCGGGTCGTGTCCCGATCGTGGCGTGATGGTCAAAGATGGGCGTCGAAATTTTCAGCACGGCTCCCGAACTCACTTCGGAACCGGATCCTTGCCTTGCGGCCTTCCCGTAAACCCTGGCTGGCGTCTGATACCCGAGCGTGCTATGAGGCCGCTCCTGATTATACCGATGGCGCCACGCTTCGATCACCACTTGCGCTTCCGTCAGGTGCCGAAACGATTCTGCATCTAAACATTCCCGCCGAAACGCCCCATTGAATCTCTCATGGCTCCATTCTGCCAGGGCTTTCCCGGCCGAATCCGACTCGGGATAATTCCGTGGCGTTCATAAAAGGTGAGCCATGCCTGCGCCCGCAGTTTAGGCACATTGTCGCTGCGGAGATAGCAAGGCGCCCGTAGTGCCTCACCAGCCGGTTCAAAACGGCCAGCACCTGCTGATGCGAGAAGGATCATTCCGTTCCCCTTCAATGGCTAACCAGAAGCACGTGGCCTCATCCTTGACCGTCAAGCAACGGAAGGCCGCCCCCCTCGTGGTCGCGTCATGACCGAAATCCCAACTCCAGACGTCGTTCTTCTGGGTGGCCGTGGGCTGTAGTGTGGCCCCCGTCACCACTTTCTTGCGGGGCTTGCGTCTGGGCACCTGCAAACTGCACTGGCACCATACCCGATACACCCGTTTGCCATTCACCCGCCACCCACGGTGTCGGAGGAAGCCCCCAGCGAGTCGATAGCCCCACTGCGGATACCGTTTGGCCACCCCGAGGAGCGCTTGCGCCAGGCGCACATCCCGTCGGGGCCCCTTGGCCTCAGACCGGATCCCCGAGCGAGGCGTCATACATAGCCACGCGGTCCGCCGATGACTCACCCCCACGCGCACAGGCGGCTCGGGCCGCATCTCGGCGTGCCCTTGGGCTGACCACTTTTGTGCCTGCAGTTCCTTCATCACTTCCACTTCTAGATCCCGTTCCGCCAAGACTTTTTTCAGGCGGGCGTTTTCTTGCCGCAGGTGCCGGAGTTCCCGCACCTATGCCACGTCCATCTGGCCAAACTGCCGTTTCCACCGATAAATGGATTGCTCCGAAACCCCGGGTTGCCAAGCGGCCGCCTCAATCGTTTTCGTGTCGGCATCCCGCAAAATCCGGATAATCTGTTCTTCCGTAAACCGCGTCTTCTTCATGCCAGTCCTCCTTGGGTTGAGGAAAACCTAACATATTACCTGGTCCAATTTTCGGTGAGCACTCCAGATGCAGGCCCCTCCGGGAGGACGGCGTGGCTCAAACGGGTCGTCCTCGATCCAACGTTGACACGGTGAGGTACTCAAAGAGATTGGGAGGGTCCGGGGCACGCCCAGGAAGCGATAATGGCAGGGAAATCACCCATCAGATCATGGACCATTTGGCGAATTAACATCAAGCCAAACTGGATTTCTCTTGATCCGGGAAACTCACGGATAATGCATATATCGAGTCGTTTTAATAGGATGTTTGTTAACCCAGAGGTTCCAATCCCTTACCGATACGCATCAGCAATTGGATCGGTGTCGAGAGGATTACAATAACAATATGAGTCGGCCTCAAAGGGCGCTGAACGATCAGCCGCCAGGAGAATTCCCGGCAACCACGCCGTCAAGAAGAGGATGGGAAAGATTAACTCAGCCGGAAAACTCCTTCTCCAACTGGCCTAGTAAACAGGAACCTAGCAAGATCCGGAAAAATTAACATTCCAACTGGCCAAAAAATTGGGGCGGGTCACGGATTCGACTCAAAATCCATGCCCAATCATTGTTCATCAATTGTAGCGGAACACTCTGTCAAAAATTCTTGAGATCATCCCTGCACCGATCACGCGACGGATGTGGCCCCATTGGTCGTGTATCGGGTTGAAGGAAAAATTATCCGCCATTTGAATCCGACCTGAGTCTGTCTCCCTCACTGCTCTTTTCCCTTCGTCCCATTCTTTAGTTGGTTTTTCCCGCTCACCCTCTTCGCCTCTGTCACAAAAAATTTACCTGTCTGTGATAGGGGTGTCATTTCTCAGAGGTATTGTCTGGGTAAGAATAATCATCAACATACACCAGCGCATGCGGAAGGAGAATGGTATGCAAAAATGGATTGACACTCGCGGAGGTTCCCCACGGTATTCTCAAGGTCGGACTACGCAGCTACGTTCACAGGGTCCTGGTTCCCTGTGGTCTCTGGTCCTGGCAGGTGGACATGGGGAGCGCCTTCGGGAATATACCGAACAGCGTTTCGGAGCGTATCGACCGAAGCAATATTGTGCGTTTATGGGAAAACGATCGATGATCCAACATACGTGGAGGCGGGCGAAAGCCCTTTGCCTTCCTCACCGGGTTGTGACGGTGATGGATCAATCACACTGGGGCTATGTACGGACACAATTAATCCAGGAACCCCTGGGCCGGGTGGTCTGGCAACCTGATAATCGAGGAACCGGTCCCGGTGTGTTTTTGCCCCTCTCCTATATTCGAGCGCATGATCCTCATGCCACGGTTGTTCTGTGGCCTTCTGATCATTTCATTTTCCCCGTTGAACCGATGATTCAGGTGGTGCGTGATGCGGCGGCCCTGGTCCAGGAACAACCGCATCGTATGGTGTTGTTGACTGTTCCTCCTCAGTCGCGGGAGCAGGACTATGGATGGGTGATTCCAGGTAGTCGTCTCCGGCATCCGGGAGGGATCCGGGTCAGGGAAGTGCGAAGATTTGTGGAGAAACCCCAGGGTGCCCAGCTTGAGGACATTGCCCTGAGTGGAGGGCAATGGAATACGTTGGTGTTGATTGCCAATGTCCAGACCTTATGGGAAGCCGGTCGTCAGTGTATCCCGGAAGTCGTGCTGCCTCTAGAAGAACATGCGGGCGGGATCGGGACCTCAAGTGAACATCAACAATTGCTGCATCTCTATCGAACGATGCCCACGAGAAATTTCTCGAGTGACCTCCTCTCGCTGATTCCTCAGCAATTACACATGATGGATCTGACCGGGGTCTGTTGGAGTGATTGGGGAATGCCTGAGCGCATTCAGGAGACCATTGCGTGTATGAGACAAGGTGAACTCTTTGGAGTTAATAGCGAATCGGTTGGCGGGGTTTGGATGACGTCCCGTCAGAAGGAAACGGTTCAGGAGGAATTCACCGGTGTCCTGGGATAGAGAATCTGTTGACTCAATGCGATTTAAGTGTCGGCTGGAGGGTTGAGTATGAGGCTTTCAGTCGAAAAT belongs to Nitrospiraceae bacterium and includes:
- a CDS encoding transposase, producing MAEWSHERFNGAFRRECLDAESFRHLTEAQVVIEAWRHRYNQERPHSTLGYQTPARVYGKAARQGSGSEVSSGAVLKISTPIFDHHATIGTRPDSEAGKKSTIRGSSDQDTITRKT
- a CDS encoding DDE-type integrase/transposase/recombinase; this translates as MILLASAGAGRFEPAGEALRAPCYLRSDNVPKLRAQAWLTFYERHGIIPSRIRPGKPWQNGAMRDSMGRFGGNV
- a CDS encoding transposase, with the translated sequence MKKTRFTEEQIIRILRDADTKTIEAAAWQPGVSEQSIYRWKRQFGQMDVA
- a CDS encoding NTP transferase domain-containing protein, which produces MQKWIDTRGGSPRYSQGRTTQLRSQGPGSLWSLVLAGGHGERLREYTEQRFGAYRPKQYCAFMGKRSMIQHTWRRAKALCLPHRVVTVMDQSHWGYVRTQLIQEPLGRVVWQPDNRGTGPGVFLPLSYIRAHDPHATVVLWPSDHFIFPVEPMIQVVRDAAALVQEQPHRMVLLTVPPQSREQDYGWVIPGSRLRHPGGIRVREVRRFVEKPQGAQLEDIALSGGQWNTLVLIANVQTLWEAGRQCIPEVVLPLEEHAGGIGTSSEHQQLLHLYRTMPTRNFSSDLLSLIPQQLHMMDLTGVCWSDWGMPERIQETIACMRQGELFGVNSESVGGVWMTSRQKETVQEEFTGVLG